The following are from one region of the Ananas comosus cultivar F153 linkage group 20, ASM154086v1, whole genome shotgun sequence genome:
- the LOC109726068 gene encoding tuliposide A-converting enzyme 1, chloroplastic-like, producing the protein MDSESGKDEIVYEWMPCIRIYKSGRVDRFFGSEFVPADAASSVDAVIDPVSGVSARLYRPPSPSPLEPEGPAPGPRGALRLPILVYYHGGGFCIGSAFNPIFHAYFNALVARARVLVVSVEYRLAPEHPVPGTYADAWRALQWVASHAPSPSTPTPTPTLTLGSGGGGASEWLRELGDFGRVFVGGESAGANIAHHMAMRAGAEGLDRGVAIRGLLLVHPYFLGTEKVDSDAIDPAVSESLASLWRMMCPTTTGSDDPLINPLADGAPPLSGLVCRRALVCVAEKDVLKDRGKQYYRKLQESGWPGEARLREAAGVGHTFHLLGPAGEEALAQDEAISEFLNS; encoded by the exons ATGGATTCCGAATCCGGCAAGGACGAGATCGTGTACGAATGGATGCCGTGCATCCGCATCTACAAGAGCGGCCGCGTCGACCGCTTCTTCGGCTCCGAGTTCGTCCCCGCCGACGCCGCCTCCTCCGTCGACGCCGTCATCGACCCCGTCTCCGGCGTCTCCGCTCGCCTCTACCGCCCCCCCTCCCCATCGCCATTGGAGCCCGAGGGGCCGGCGCCGGGGCCGCGAGGGGCGCTCCGCCTCCCGATCCTCGTCTACTACCACGGCGGCGGCTTCTGCATCGGCTCCGCGTTCAACCCCATCTTCCACGCCTACTTCAACGCCCTcgtcgcgcgcgcgcgcgtccTCGTCGTCTCCGTCGAGTACCGCCTCGCCCCCGAGCACCCCGTCCCCGGCACCTACGCCGACGCGTGGCGCGCCCTCCAGTGGGTCGCTTCGCACGCCCCTTCCCCctcaaccccaaccccaaccccaaccctaaccctaggctcgggaggaggaggagcgtcGGAGTGGTTGCGGGAGCTCGGGGACTTCGGGAGGGTGTTCGTGGGCGGGGAGAGCGCGGGGGCGAACATCGCGCACCACATGGCCATGCGCGCCGGCGCCGAGGGCCTGGATCGCGGCGTCGCCATCCGAGGCCTCCTCCTCGTCCACCCCTACTTCCTCGGCACCGAAAAG GTGGATTCAGATGCGATCGACCCAGCGGTGAGCGAGAGCCTGGCGAGCCTGTGGCGGATGATGTGCCCGACGACGACGGGCTCCGACGACCCCCTGATCAACCCGCTGGCCGACGGCGCGCCGCCGCTGTCGGGTCTCGTGTGCCGACGCGCGCTGGTGTGTGTGGCGGAGAAGGATGTTTTGAAGGACAGAGGCAAGCAGTACTACAGAAAACTGCAGGAGAGCGGGTGGCCCGGCGAGGCCCGGCTGCGAGAGGCCGCCGGCGTTGGCCACACTTTTCATCTTCTCGGCCCGGCCGGCGAGGAAGCTTTGGCCCAAGATGAGGCCATTAGTGAATTCCTCAATAGTTAA